AAAGCAAGAAATATTAGAAATTATGACCAAAAGCGGTTAGGGGCATAGGTTACCGGGTGGTCTTAATACCCTTGTCAGAATGACCGTTGATATCAGGATCGGCATGACTACGGACCTTCACTTCAATAGGTCCGTTAGATGATGCGCCACTGCGAATACTATGGCGCTCGAGTGCCTCAAAGACATCACCGAACACCTGCTTATCCACATCACTGGCCCACAAAAAGTCAAGATGTTCGTATGTGGGGATCGGTTTCGCAATAGTTCCCCGCGGCAGTCCTTGAAGCATTGAATCAATATCAACGAGGCTGTCGCTATCTCCATAGAGCAAAACTATAGGAGTCTTGATGTTCTTGATGGGGTATTTAACGGGCTTGTAGAAGCGCGCCGTAGCCACAAGACTCAGCGGAGACTGAAGTTCGTCGTCGTAGAATTGGAAGCTGCGGTTCCGGATAATTTGGAACCAGTGGACCACTGATTTTGTGCTGGTGAAGGAGAAAAGGTGAAAATATGCAGCTAGTTTCTGATATAAGTGGATGTTCTTGCATTTCCAGTTGAAGAGCACTGATAGCGAGGAATCCATGATCCAGACGAAGAGCGGCGGATAGAGAATACTTTGCCACATTGTCGTGGAGCTAAGAACGCTGCGTCTAccgaagaggaggaacagGAAGATTGGAGACGCTTTCATCAAAGAGTCCACGATGCGATTCGACAGACCCGAGGGTGCCATTGCGGGCGCCAGCGCCACGAAGACGTCGCATTTTTGGTTCAGCGTCGGGTGAATAGAAAGAGCAGCAAATGCTTGTGCAGTTCCTTGCGAAAATCCAATATACGACAGCGAAGGCTGTTCTGTCACATTGAGAAT
This sequence is a window from Aspergillus chevalieri M1 DNA, chromosome 5, nearly complete sequence. Protein-coding genes within it:
- the TGL1 gene encoding sterol esterase (COG:I;~EggNog:ENOG410PG26;~InterPro:IPR006693,IPR025483,IPR029058;~MEROPS:MER0208659;~PFAM:PF04083,PF00561;~go_function: GO:0016788 - hydrolase activity, acting on ester bonds [Evidence IEA];~go_process: GO:0006629 - lipid metabolic process [Evidence IEA]), which encodes MVCPGTLRKGADHETTADPVIRFFYNRSKRIFTVFVAPERDTGDKKNNFATSIAQASDFADICALFGYEAEEHIVQTNDGYLLGLHRLAYRRGEEGTRVNQGEGSTRKKVAYLHHGLLMCSEVWVCLTDEQRCLPFQLVERGYDVWLGNNRGNKYSKKSVKHSPLANEFWDFSIDQFAFYDVPDSIEYILNVTEQPSLSYIGFSQGTAQAFAALSIHPTLNQKCDVFVALAPAMAPSGLSNRIVDSLMKASPIFLFLLFGRRSVLSSTTMWQSILYPPLFVWIMDSSLSVLFNWKCKNIHLYQKLAAYFHLFSFTSTKSVVHWFQIIRNRSFQFYDDELQSPLSLVATARFYKPVKYPIKNIKTPIVLLYGDSDSLVDIDSMLQGLPRGTIAKPIPTYEHLDFLWASDVDKQVFGDVFEALERHSIRSGASSNGPIEVKVRSHADPDINGHSDKGIKTTR